TGCCGCCATCGTGCACGGTGGTGTCGTTCCCCAGGCTATCGGTGTGGCGAATGGCCCCCTCAAAGACGAGGGTAATGGGCTGGAAACCCTTGTGCGGGTGCCGCGGGATGCGGTTGGGCTGCCGGGGCACCTCGGGGCCAAAGTGGTCTAGCAGCAGGAAAGGGTCGGCATGGCGCAGGCCAGGGGCAGGCAGCGGCCTGCGTACCTGCACCCCTGGGGCTACTTCGCTCAGCTGGGCGTGGATGATACCGGATATTTTTCGCATTTTCAGCCAACATTTGCCGGGCTGGAAACATCCCCCCCCGGCTGCGCACTAGCAACCCAACCAGCATGACCCTACGCTACGCCCCTACATGTTTACCTGGCACCCGCCGGCGGGTACTGCACGGGCTGCTGCTGCTGGCCAGCGCCCTACCCTACTGCGGGGTGGCACAGGCGGGCAGCGGGCTGGGTGTAGCGCCCCTGGATGTTCGTGCAGCTGTGTACAAGGCAGCATACCAGCCCCAGCTGGTGGCACCGGTGCTAGACTCGCTGCGGGTGCTTCAGCAGGCCCGTGGGTGGATAGACACCCTGGCCAGTACGGCCATGGCCGGGCGGGGCTACCAGCACCAGGGGCACCGAATAGCCGCCCACTACCTGGTGCAGCAGTTTCGGCTGCTGGGGCTGCTGCCGCTAGGGCCAGATAGTAGCTACCTACAGGCCTTTCCGCTAGAGGTGAATGTGCTGGGCCCTGCCGAGCTAAAGCTGGGCCGGCGGGTGCTGACCTATGGCGAAGACTTTATCTCCAACGGCTACAGCGGGCCTGGCCAGGGGCGCGCCCGCCTGCTAGACCTGGGCACTGGCCACCCGGCCATGGTGCCTGCCCGGGCACTAGCCGGGCGGGTGTGGCTGATACGCCAGGGGTGGCCCGACACCGCCAGCAGCCCGGAGCCAGACCCCCAAAGCAAGGTGCTGGCCCTGGTGCGCAGCTATGGCCAGCTGCCCGCCGCCGTGCTGCTGGAGGAAAAAAAGCTGACCGCAGCCTATGGCCAGCAGCAGCTGCCCTTCCCGGCCTACCAGGTGGCTGCAGGCCGGCTGCATGGGCTAGGGCGGGCCTGGGTGGCCTATGGCCAGCAGGCCGAGCTGCGCACCGAAACGGCCTACAATGTGGTGGGCTGGGTGCGGGGTACCCGCCAGCCCGATACGGCAATTGTGCTCAGTGCGCACTACGACCACCTGGGGCAGCATGGCTGCGCCATCTTTCGCGGGGCCAATGACAACGCAAGTGGCACGGCCATGCTGCTCAGCCTGGCACAGGCCGCCACAGCCGTGGGGGCCGATCTACCCTACTCCACCCTCTTCATCGCCTTTGGGGCCGAGGAAGTGGCCCTGGTGGGCAGCCGCCACTACGTAGCCCATCCCCGGTGGCCGCTGGGCAGCACCCGCATGGTGCTAAACATGGACCTGATGGGCAATGGAGACCGGGGGGTAATGACCGTGGCGGGCAAAACCTACCCACAGATATATGCGCCACTGAGCCGGCTGAACGACTCACTGGGCCTGATACACCCCCTGCTGGCGCGCGAAAACCGCCCCAACAGCGACCATTACCCCTTTACCCAGCGGGGCGTGCCAGCCCTTTTCTTTTACACCCAGGGTGGCCCGCCCCACTACCACGACGTATACGACCGGCCCGAGGCCTATGGCCTGGAGGCTTTCTGGGTATTTCGCAGGCTCATTCTGGCCTGGCTGGCAAAATAATTTCAACTGGCCATATACTTTGGCACGGTTTTCGCTTGTTCATAAGTATGCGAAAACTGATCTACCTCATTGCCATCTGCCTCCCCTTTGCCGCACAGCCGGTGCAGGCACAGGGCACCCAGGAGGTGTTTGCCCAGATAGAGCGGAGCATAGCAGGTGCCAACGCCAGCAGCCTCTCAGCCTACTTCGGCAGCCAGGTAGAGGTTACGATAAACGACCAGGACAATGTGTATAGCAAGGATCAGGCAACCTTTGTCATCAAAGAGTTCTTTCAGGATCACCCCGTACGCAGCTTCAAGATCCTGCACACCGGCAGCAGCAACAATACCTATTATGCAGTAGGTGAGTACTATAGCACACGTGGGCGCTACGATACCAATGTGTTTATCAAAAAGAACGGAAACAGCTACCTCATCGAGCAGATACGCTTCGAGAGCGAGCAGTAAAAGGAATATGTTGTGTGTATGAGACGGTTCTGTGAGCATCTTGCAGGACCGTTTTTTTGTCCTAAAAAATGTACAATTACCTGACCGATGCCGCCCTGGATGCGCTGATAGATGCTGCCCTGGCCGAAGACCTGGGGCCGGACCACCTGGACCACACCAGCTATGCTACCCTGACTGCCAGCCAGATAGGCGAAGCGCACTGCCTGATGAAAGAGAGTGGACGCGTAGCGGGCATCCGCTTTGCCCAGCGGGTGTACCAAAAAATGGACGGCGTTCGAGTGGACGTACAAAAAATGGACGGCGAGCAGGTACAGCCGGGCGATATACTCTTCCGGGCGGCGGGCAGCGTGCGTAGCCTGCTGATGGGCGAGCGCCTGGTGCTGAATGTGCTGCAGCGCATGAGCGGGATAGCTACCCAGACCCATCGGGTGGTGCAGGCCCTGGAGGGAACGGGCTGCCGGGTGCTAGATACCCGAAAAACCACCCCCCTCATCCGCACCCTGGAAAAATGGGCCGTGGTGATAGGCGGCGGTGTAAACCACCGCTATGGCCTGTTTGACATGATCCTGATAAAAGACAACCACATAGATGCCTGCGGAGGCATACAGCCCGCCCTGGCCCATGCCCGGGCCTATCTGCTAGCCAAGGGCCTAACACTGGATGTGGAGATAGAAACCCGCAGCCTGGAAGAAGTGCAGCAGGTGCTGGACGCGGGGGGGGCAGACCGCATCCTGCTAGACAATATGCCGCTGCACACCCTGCGGCAGGCCGTGGCACGCATTGGGGGGCGCATCCCCACAGAAGCCAGTGGGGGCATAACCCCCGAAAACGCCCGCAGTTATGCCGAAACGGGCGTAGACTTCATCAGCATGGGGGCACTCACGCATTCGGTAAAAAGCCTGGATATCAGCCTGAAAATTCGCTGCTAGCCCCTATTCAGCACAAAAAAACACACACCGGATGGGCAAAAAAGCCAGAACCTGTGCAAAGTATGCCCACGTAAGAATAAAAAGTCTATATTTGCCCCCCTTGAGCCTGGAAATATGAAAAAGCCGAACATCCGCTTCTACCGCAACAAGCGCAGCCACAAGCTGGTAGTCCTGAATCGCAAATTCAATCCGCCTGCACGTGGCCTGGAAACCACCCTGCAAGAGGCAAACCGCCCACTGATCGAAAAGTTTGAGGCCGCCCTCGCTGCCAAAAAGCAATAGCCGTACAGGCAGCGCCACTAGCCCGCCCTACCGGGCACAGGGCCATGCAGCCAGCGCACACGCATAGCCAGGCGGCCATGTGTGTGCTTGCCCCAAATACGAAACCCTGCGCCGGAGCACAGCCTCCGGCGTTTTATTTTTGCGCACTTTTGCCAAGGCAAGAAGGATAGCGAGGAAGTACAAACCATGAGCAACACGCTGGAGATACTGGGTGCCCGCACGCACAACCTGAAGAATATAGACCTAAGCCTGCCCCGAAACCGCCTGCTGGTCATCACCGGGGTGAGTGGCAGTGGCAAGAGCAGCCTGGCCTTTGACACCCTGTTTGCCGAAGGGCAGCGCCGCTACCTGGAAACCTTCAGCGCCTATGCCCGCCAGTTTATGGGCAGCATGGAGCGGCCAGATGTGGACAAGATAGACGGCCTGAGCCCGGTTATTGCCATCGACCAGAAAACCACCGGCAAAAACCCCCGCAGCACCGTAGGCACCACCACCGAGGTGTACGACTTCCTGCGCTTGCTCTATGCCCGCGTAGCCGAAGCCTACAGCTACGAAACTGGCCGAAAAATGGAAAAACTGAGCGATGCAGAAATCCTGAAACGCATAGGCGAACAGTTTGAAAACCAAACCACCTACCTGCTAGCACCGCTGATAAAGGGACGAAAGGGCCACTACCGCGAAGAAATAGACAAGGTGCGCAAACAGGGCTACCTGCGCGCCCGCATAGACGGAACTGTGGTGGAGCTGGTGCCAGACATGAAGCTGGACCGCTACAAGATACACGACATAGAAGTGGTGATAGACCGCATACAGGTGAATGAAAAAAGCCTGGGCCGGCTAACCAAGAGCGTAACCGATGCGCTGAACTATGGCAAGGGCAGCATGCTGGTATACGTGCCCGATACGGAAGAAACCACCTACTACTGCCGAGACCTGATGGACCCGGAAACCGGCCTGAGCTACCCCGAGCCGGAGCCGAACAGCTTCTCCTTCAACAGCCCCTACGGAGCCTGCCCCACCTGTAGCGGCCTGGGCCAAGTACTAACGCTGATAAGGGATGCCCTGCTGCCAGAGCCAACAAAGACCCTGCTGAAGGGAGCCATTCCGCCAATGGACGACGCGCTGGAGATACCCATCCTGGACGGGCTGAAGAAGCTGGCCAAAGTGCAGCCCGAATTGGGAAAAACGCCCGTGCACAAGCTGGCCGATGAGCTGGTGCACTACGTACTGTACGGCGATCCGGCCTTTGACTACAACCGCGACCGCGAGTTTTTCAACGAAACCCTGTTTGTAAAAGGGCGCTACATGGGGCTGCAAAGCTTCCTGCAAATCCGCTACCTGAACGCCAGCTCGGAGCAGGCCAAGGCCGAGATAGAACAATACCTGCAGTACGACCCCTGCCCCACCTGCCAGGGGGCACGCCTGCGCAAGGAGAGCCTGTGGTTCAAGATAGACAACCACAATATATGGGAAGTGGCGAGCAAAGACCTGCAGCAGCTGGCCGAATGGCTGGATGGACTGGAAGACCGCCTGAGCGAACGCCAGCGGCTGATAGCCACCGAGCTGCTAAAGGAGATCCGCCAGCGGGTAAGCTTCCTGCTGGAAGTGGGGCTGGAATACCTGAGCCTGGACCGCAGTACCCGCAGCCTGAGCGGCGGCGAGGCACAGCGCATCCGCCTGGCTACGCAGATAGGCTCGCAGCTAATGGGCGTGCTCTACATCCTGGATGAGCCCAGCATTGGCCTGCACCAGGCTGACAATGCCCGCCTGATACGCAGCCTGCACGAGCTGAGAGACCTGGGCAATACGGTGCTGGTGGTGGAGCACGACCGGGATATGATGCTGGCCAGCGACTATATTGTAGACATTGGCCCCGGTGCCGGGGTACATGGGGGCCGTGTCATTAGCCAGGGTGCCCCGGCCCACTTTCTGGCACAGGGGGGCCTTACGGCCGACTACCTCAGCGGACGAAAAACCATCCGCCTACCCGACAACCGCCGAGCGCCCGGCAGCAAATACCTGCGGCTGCTGGGGGCCAGCGGGCACAACCTGCAGCAGGTAGACCTGGAGGTACCCCTGGGACTTTTTGTGTGCATAACGGGCATGAGTGGCAGCGGCAAAAGCTCGCTCATCAACCAGACCCTGTACCCCATCCTGCACGAGCACAGCTACCGTTTCCGAAAAAATGCCCTGCCCTACACCTCTGTGGAGGGGCTGGAACACATAGACAAGGTAATCGAGATAGACCAGAAGCCCATTGGCCGCACACCGCGCAGCAACCCGGCCACCTACACGGGCCTATTCACCTTCATCCGCCAGCTATTTACCGAGCTGCCGGAGAGCAAAATACGCGGCTACAAACCCGGGCGCTTCAGCTTCAACATAAAAGGCGGACGCTGCGAAACCTGCAAGGGTGCGGGCCTGCAGGTTATCGAGATGAACTTCCTGCCGGATGTGCATGTGCTGTGCCCCACCTGCCGGGGCCGCCGCTACAACCGCGAGACGCTGGAGATACGCTACAAGGGGAAAAGCATACACGACGTGCTGGAGATGACCGTGGAAGACGCAATGGGCTTCTTCGAATCCATACCCCACCTACAGACCCGGATACAGGCCCTGTACGACGTGGGGCTGGGCTACGTCCGCCTGGGCCAGGCAGCCACCACCCTGAGCGGAGGCGAGGCGCAGCGGATGAAGATAGCCACGGAACTAAGCAAGAAACAGACGGGCAAAACCTTCTACATCCTGGATGAGCCCACTACCGGCCTGCACTTTCAGGATATAGCTGTGCTGCTGGATGTGCTGAACCGGCTGGTGGAGAAGGGCAATACGGTGCTGGTAATAGAGCATAACCTGGATGTGGTGAAGGTAGCCGACTGGGTGGTAGACCTGGGGCCACGCGGGGGCCGCAATGGGGGCCGCATACTGGCAGCAGGCACCCCCGAAGCCATAGCCGACAGCCCCGAGAGCCTGACCGGACAGTACCTGAAGCCCGAGCTGGTGGCGGCCAAACAGGCAGCACCAAACCCGTAGGCAGCGGAACAGCCTACCCAAGAAAAGCCCGCACGCAGGCCTGGGCCTCAATGGTGTAGGAAGGGGTATAGGAAGCCGTGGCGAAACCAGTCCAACAGCTGCTGGCTGATGGCCATAGCCAATACATACACAATCAACAGGCTGTGGAGTAGCCGGGCAGGCAGGCGCAGGCTAGCCCAGCTGCGGCACAGGCCCTGTGCATAGGCATGCAGGCAGTAGCCACCTATCAGCCCATAAAAGATGCCCCAGTGGCGCGTAACAAACAGGTGAACCAGAAAATGCTGGGGCATCACCAGGCTCCAGCTTAGGGTGGCTAGCAGCAGCACCAGGCCAATGCGCCACAGCCGGATGCCGGCTGGTGCAGGCAGTGCCACCTGCCGCAGCCCGCGCCCAGCAAGCAGGAGGAGCAAAAGCAGGCCCCAACCCGGCAGCATAAACAGCCGCTCGGGCCGGTTGAACCACTGGAACGGAATCTGCAGATACTGGCCCAGACCCAGGGCCTGGTTGCCCGCCTCGGCCAGGGGGCCGGTACCCTGTATGCGGTGCAGGGCCGACTGCGTAAGGTCATTCATCAGGCCCTGCCAGCTGCCCCAGTACAGGTATACGGTATAGAAATGGAGGGCTACGCTGAGTGCCGCACTTGCACCCAGTACAAATACCGGCCAGCGCAGCGGGCTGCCCGTGTACACCCAGCTGAAACCCAGTGCCACCACGGCCAGGTACACCACCGGCTCGAAGGAGCTATGTGCCGCCAGCGCGTACCACAGGGCACACAGCAGCAGTTGGCCCAGCTTTCGGTCGCGGTAGTAGGCCAGCAGGCCGAAAACGAAGAGCCACTTAAACAGCTCTTCGTACACATGCTTGTGAAAACTATCGGCAAAAAAGAGGAAGTAGTGCGACAGCACCACCAGTGCCCCGCCCCACAGTGCCATGGCCGGATGGGGCAGCCAGTAGGATAGCTGGGTAAACACGTAGCCACACAGAAACACCGAGAGCAGAATGGGCACCAGCCGCAGCCACGCCACATGGTCTGTGCCCGTAAGGGCAAATACCGCGCCGGCCACCCAGTCGGGCAGGGCCGGGTAGTGGGTATACACAATCGCGCTGTCTGCCGGGTGCGTCGGGCTGTACTTGTGCACGGGCAGGCCATAGGTATGGGCAAAACCGTGGTCGCGAAAATAGCGAGCCGCACTATAGGTGTTCACGTCCGAGTACTGGTCGCCCCGTATGCTGGATCGTGCCTTGTTATCATGCAGGGGTACGGTGGCGGTGCGCAGCAGGATGAGGGCAAAGGCGGCAGCGAAGATAGCCAGCAGAATAAACCGGTGGCGAGGGCGGGCCCACAGCTGCCTAGGCCAGGCCGACAGGGCGGAGGGTGTGTAGGTAGTGGGTAACATGGTGCTGGATAAGCGACTGGCTGAGGTGCTTCATGCAGTGGTTGTCGCCCCCGCAGGGTAGCTCTGTGGTGTGGTGCACGCAGGGCGAGCAGGCGGGTGCCAGGTACACCACCTGATCCAGGCCCGGGGTGCGGGCACCCAGGTAGTGCTCGGGGTGCGTAGGGCCCCAGAAGGAGAGGACCGGCAGCCCCAGGGCGCGGGCAATGTGCAGGGGGGCACTGTCTATGCTGATCATGCCCGCACAGTGCGTGTACAGGGTGTGGTAGTACTGCCCAAAGGGCCAGGCCCCGGCCCGGTTGTGCACACGGCTGCGCAGTGCAGGGTGGCGGTCCAGAAAGCGCTCGTAGGCGGCGGCATCGGCGGGTGCACCCACTAGCAGCACCTCATAGTCTGCCTGCGCCAGCACACACTCCAGCACCCAGGCCAGCTGCTGCTCGGGCAGCTTTCGCTCCAGGCTCAGCTCGCTGCAGGTGTTGTTCAGCGCCAGGTAGCGGTAGGGGGCGGCGGGGCGCGGCACCGGCCATGCCTGTAGGCCAAAGCGGACCTCCGCACCGGCCCCCAGGGCCTCGGCCAGCTTCAGGTAGTTTTCGTGTATGGGCCTGAATCGGTTAAAATACACCCGGTGCGTATGCAGGTGCTGCCGGAAGGGCACTACCTCCAGCTGAAAGCCAAACCGATTGACCGCGCAGGTGAGCAGGGAGAAGAGTGAGGTCAGGCGGCTATACACCTCCAGGTCCACTGTCCACGTGTGGCCGGGCTGGCGCCACGACCGCCACAGGCAGTGCAGGGCCGACACCAGCAGCGAGCCAAAGCGCCGGTCTTTTATTTCCCATAGCTCATCGAAGAGGCCCAGGGGCTCCAGGCCCGGCCGCAGCCCGCTGCCGCATATCATGATCAGCCGGGCATCCGGGTAGCGGGCACGCACCCGGGCTATGGCATCGGCGGCCATAAACACACTGCCCAGGCCCAGTATCTTGATGAAGATAATGCGGCGCGGGGGCGGCTGCAGGCTATGGTCGCGGTGCAGGAGTGCGCCCAGCAGGCGGGCAGCGGCCACAAAGAGCCAGCTGAACCAGCCACTGGCAACCGAATCAAATTTTCGCTTGAACTGAAGGCGCATGCAGAGGCAGAGGGGGGGTATCCGGGGGCGCAATTTAGCTATATTAGCCCACACACGAGCCCCTTGCAAGGCACCC
Above is a genomic segment from Bacteroidota bacterium containing:
- a CDS encoding DUF4783 domain-containing protein, with translation MRKLIYLIAICLPFAAQPVQAQGTQEVFAQIERSIAGANASSLSAYFGSQVEVTINDQDNVYSKDQATFVIKEFFQDHPVRSFKILHTGSSNNTYYAVGEYYSTRGRYDTNVFIKKNGNSYLIEQIRFESEQ
- the nadC gene encoding carboxylating nicotinate-nucleotide diphosphorylase → MYNYLTDAALDALIDAALAEDLGPDHLDHTSYATLTASQIGEAHCLMKESGRVAGIRFAQRVYQKMDGVRVDVQKMDGEQVQPGDILFRAAGSVRSLLMGERLVLNVLQRMSGIATQTHRVVQALEGTGCRVLDTRKTTPLIRTLEKWAVVIGGGVNHRYGLFDMILIKDNHIDACGGIQPALAHARAYLLAKGLTLDVEIETRSLEEVQQVLDAGGADRILLDNMPLHTLRQAVARIGGRIPTEASGGITPENARSYAETGVDFISMGALTHSVKSLDISLKIRC
- a CDS encoding M28 family peptidase, yielding MTLRYAPTCLPGTRRRVLHGLLLLASALPYCGVAQAGSGLGVAPLDVRAAVYKAAYQPQLVAPVLDSLRVLQQARGWIDTLASTAMAGRGYQHQGHRIAAHYLVQQFRLLGLLPLGPDSSYLQAFPLEVNVLGPAELKLGRRVLTYGEDFISNGYSGPGQGRARLLDLGTGHPAMVPARALAGRVWLIRQGWPDTASSPEPDPQSKVLALVRSYGQLPAAVLLEEKKLTAAYGQQQLPFPAYQVAAGRLHGLGRAWVAYGQQAELRTETAYNVVGWVRGTRQPDTAIVLSAHYDHLGQHGCAIFRGANDNASGTAMLLSLAQAATAVGADLPYSTLFIAFGAEEVALVGSRHYVAHPRWPLGSTRMVLNMDLMGNGDRGVMTVAGKTYPQIYAPLSRLNDSLGLIHPLLARENRPNSDHYPFTQRGVPALFFYTQGGPPHYHDVYDRPEAYGLEAFWVFRRLILAWLAK
- the uvrA gene encoding excinuclease ABC subunit UvrA is translated as MSNTLEILGARTHNLKNIDLSLPRNRLLVITGVSGSGKSSLAFDTLFAEGQRRYLETFSAYARQFMGSMERPDVDKIDGLSPVIAIDQKTTGKNPRSTVGTTTEVYDFLRLLYARVAEAYSYETGRKMEKLSDAEILKRIGEQFENQTTYLLAPLIKGRKGHYREEIDKVRKQGYLRARIDGTVVELVPDMKLDRYKIHDIEVVIDRIQVNEKSLGRLTKSVTDALNYGKGSMLVYVPDTEETTYYCRDLMDPETGLSYPEPEPNSFSFNSPYGACPTCSGLGQVLTLIRDALLPEPTKTLLKGAIPPMDDALEIPILDGLKKLAKVQPELGKTPVHKLADELVHYVLYGDPAFDYNRDREFFNETLFVKGRYMGLQSFLQIRYLNASSEQAKAEIEQYLQYDPCPTCQGARLRKESLWFKIDNHNIWEVASKDLQQLAEWLDGLEDRLSERQRLIATELLKEIRQRVSFLLEVGLEYLSLDRSTRSLSGGEAQRIRLATQIGSQLMGVLYILDEPSIGLHQADNARLIRSLHELRDLGNTVLVVEHDRDMMLASDYIVDIGPGAGVHGGRVISQGAPAHFLAQGGLTADYLSGRKTIRLPDNRRAPGSKYLRLLGASGHNLQQVDLEVPLGLFVCITGMSGSGKSSLINQTLYPILHEHSYRFRKNALPYTSVEGLEHIDKVIEIDQKPIGRTPRSNPATYTGLFTFIRQLFTELPESKIRGYKPGRFSFNIKGGRCETCKGAGLQVIEMNFLPDVHVLCPTCRGRRYNRETLEIRYKGKSIHDVLEMTVEDAMGFFESIPHLQTRIQALYDVGLGYVRLGQAATTLSGGEAQRMKIATELSKKQTGKTFYILDEPTTGLHFQDIAVLLDVLNRLVEKGNTVLVIEHNLDVVKVADWVVDLGPRGGRNGGRILAAGTPEAIADSPESLTGQYLKPELVAAKQAAPNP